In Neodiprion pinetum isolate iyNeoPine1 chromosome 6, iyNeoPine1.2, whole genome shotgun sequence, one genomic interval encodes:
- the LOC124221298 gene encoding tRNA N(3)-methylcytidine methyltransferase METTL6: MSQSFAMEKNDAGQISHVAKRLTADEASRILEQNSRLVPERKAAQFEKDAKKHWDLFYKRNETRFFKDRHWTTREFEELLGLGVDDGVLLEVGCGVGNLFYPLLEDGLKIRRIYACDLSPRAVDFVKSHKLFDPEKIVAFEADVTEVDCFSAIDLPVNVATLIFVLSAIHPEKFKMVAKHLYAVMNTGGTVLFRDYGLYDMAQLRFKPGHKISENFYVRQDGTRSYYFSIEEVGDIFVSAGFQELSCCYVQRRTINVKENVNVPRIFVQAKFKRP; the protein is encoded by the exons ATGAGCCAAAGTTTTGCcatggaaaaaaatgacgCTGGGCAAATCAGTCACGTGGCGAAGCGTTTAACGGCCGACGAGGCGAGCCGAATACTCGAGCAGAATTCGCGTTTGGTACCGGAACGCAAGGCTGCGCAATTCGAAAAGGACGCTAAGAAGCACTGGGATTTGTTCTACAAGCGAAACGAGACCCGGTTTTTCAAGGACCGGCACTGGACCACGAGGGAGTTCGAGGAACTTCTCGGCCTCGGCGTTGACGACGGCGTTTTGCTCGAAGTTGGCTGCGGCGTCGGGAATTTATTCTACCCGCTGCTCGAGGATGGACTTAAAATAAGGAGAATATACGCCTGCGATCTCTCTCCCAGAGCCGTTGACTTCGTCAAG AGCCACAAATTGTTCGATCCAGAGAAAATAGTTGCCTTCGAAGCTGATGTTACCGAAGTTGACTGCTTTTCTGCAATTGATCTTCCGGTGAATGTGGCCACTCTGATTTTCGTCTTATCTGCAATACAtccagaaaaatttaaaat GGTTGCTAAACATTTATATGCCGTTATGAACACTGGTGGGACTGTTTTATTTCGAGATTACGGACTCTACGATATGGCACAGCTGAGGTTCAAACCGGGACACAAAATATCTGAGAATTTCTATGTTCGACAAGATGGAACTAG GAGCTACTATTTTTCCATCGAAGAAGTAGGAGACATCTTCGTTTCTGCTGGTTTTCAAGAGCTCAGCTGCTGCTACGTACAGAGACGGACGATAAATGTCAAGGAAAATGTCAATGTACCGAGAATATTTGTTCAAGCTAAATTCAAGAGGCCATGA